Genomic DNA from Acidimicrobiales bacterium:
CCGGCCGACGAGCCGGCCGACGCCGCCCCCGGCGTCACCCTCACCAGCTACGACCCCGACGCCGAGGTCCGCCTGGTCACGGCCATGCTCTACCCCTCGACCCACGTACCCGAGGCCCAGGTCGAGCGGCGGGTGCGGGACATGGGCACCGACGAGCGCCTGGCCGTCATGAAGGCCTACGTGGGCGACCGGTCCAACCGGCGCCACAAGCCGGGCCGGGCCCTGGAGCGCCTCACCTACCGCTTCGACGTGCTGGCCGACTACGGCGCCTTCCGCGACCTCCAGCGCCACCGCATGCTCACGGTGGAGTGGCAGAGCCTGAGCCCCCGCCACGGCTACACCCGGCCCGAGGCCGTCGACCTGGCCGGCCACGCCGCCGGCTTCGACGAGGCCATGGAGCGCTCCGCCGCCCTGCACGACACCCTGGTCGACCGGTTCCCGGCCCAGGCCTCCTACGCCGTGTGCCTGGCCTACAAGGTGCGCTTCGCCATGCAGTTCAACGCCCGCGAGGCCATGCACATGCTGGAGCTGCGCTCCACGCCCCAGGGCCACCCGGCGTACCGGGAGGTGGCCCAGCAGATGCACCGCCTCATCGCCGAGGAGGCCGGCCACCGGGCCGTGGCCGAGCTGATGCGCTGGGTCGACCACTCGCCCGAGCCGGCCCTGGAGCGCCTGGCCGCCGAGCGCCGGGCCGAGCTGCGCCGCCACACCCGCTGAGCCGCCGGCATGACCGATGGCACGCCCACCAGGGCCGGACCGGTGCGTTGCATCCGGTCGGGCGCGGCCTATGATCCGCCGCGACCGCCCGCCTGACGGCCGACGAAGGATCCCATGGCTGACGAAGAACCCACCGACGAGGTCGAGATCGAGGAGGAGGAAGAGGAGCTGGACGAGGAGGTCCTCGACGACGATCTCGTGGAGGACGAGGTCCTCGAGGTGCCCGTCGAGGACGTCGCCCTCGTGGAGGTGGAAGAGGACGCGGAGGAGGCGGAGGAGCCGCCCAAGCGGCCCGAGAAGGGCCGGGCCGGTGACGACGAGGAGGAGGACGAGGACGAGCCCGACCCCGACGACGTCGAGGAGGACCTCGACACCATCCTCAAGGACCGCATCGCGGCCAACGACGACGAGGACGAGGACGAGGACGACGCCCCCCCGGTGGAGGCGCCCACGCCCGACGCCGGTGGGCGGGTCCAGCCCAAGCGGCCCGGTGAGTTCACCTGCCAGTCCTGCTTCCTGGTCAAGCACCCCAGCCAGCTGGCCGACGCCGACGAGATGCTCTGCGCCGACTGCGTCTGAGCACCGGCGCCCCGCCCCCGGAGATTTCCCGGGGGCTCGGCCCCTGGGCCAGCATGGCCCGGTGACCGACCCCCGAGAGGTCTTCCCATGAGCGACCGCAAGCCCCCCGTCGACGCCGCCCTCGACGTCCTGCTCTACGCCCCCCTGGGCTTCGCCCTGGAGGCCCGGACGCTCCTGCCCAAGCTGGTCGAGCGGGGTCGCAACCAGGTCTCGATGGCCAAGGTCATGGGCCAGTTCGCGGTGCAGCAGGGCCAGGTCGAGGCCAACAAGCGC
This window encodes:
- a CDS encoding DUF4193 family protein: MADEEPTDEVEIEEEEEELDEEVLDDDLVEDEVLEVPVEDVALVEVEEDAEEAEEPPKRPEKGRAGDDEEEDEDEPDPDDVEEDLDTILKDRIAANDDEDEDEDDAPPVEAPTPDAGGRVQPKRPGEFTCQSCFLVKHPSQLADADEMLCADCV